Below is a genomic region from Gopherus evgoodei ecotype Sinaloan lineage chromosome 17, rGopEvg1_v1.p, whole genome shotgun sequence.
GACGTCCGCCGCTTTTTACAAGCCCATTCTAAATAGCTGCAGAACAACTCCACGTTATGGAATATCGATAGCTATAATTGCTTTTTGGGGAAGAATGGGCCTGTAGCTGGAACTAACTCACACTCTGTAGCAGTTTCTTACTGAATGTAAAATAATGTGTTTGTTTTACAGGTGTGCATAGGATAATAAATTTAGTATTCCAGGTCATTGTAATGTGCAAAAATCCATAAGATTGTATTGTCTCTGAACCAAAGAGTGTTTATTGTCTGTGCAGAGCCCTACCACGTTGCAGCCCTGATCCTTATGGGGGTTTGTTCCTCAGGGTTACTCCAATAAATTTTTGTTATAATAGAAAGATCTACTAGATTAGTCTCTTCATTTTTGTCTGCACAGCACACTGAGGCCTAGATCTGGGATCTTTGGGTCCCAGACTTTTATTTGCAGTAAATGAATGATAATTGGATCTGTTTCAAACCCTTTGAACTAAAAACAGCTTGAATCTCACCCCGAAATACTGTTCTAAACAGCACTTGTCAGTAGAATTCCTACCCTCCATTGACAGGGAGAGCCGTGGTACTGCAATACAGCACAGTAACTACAGCAAATGTTTCAGACTTTAGGGGGAGGAAAAAATCACACTCCTTGGCTGACTGTGGTAATCATGTTAAGCACCATATCACCAGAAATAATAAATTTAGCTTAACACAGCAGGTTGATTACGGGAGGGGTccaaggagaaggggaaaaaagtgagtgAACAATAATGTTTTAAATTTCATTGGAACAAAGAtttccaccaccaccatcaccaccctcAGCCTCTCATTAATACCCTGGAAGTCCAGAACAAAGTCTGCTATAATCCTACacatcccccccgccccaatcTCCCTTATTTCAATGGGGTTGTACAGGTTTTAAGAGAAGCATTTAGCCCCCTGCAAACAAGGGCAGATAGGAACAAATTCACTACCTTCAttgggtgttggtcctgctcaTAGCAGGGATGAATCCACCAAAGACATGAAACGCCAAAAAAACCTGTTTGCTTAGGCCTAGGAAGCAGATAGAGACATAGCTGCAGGGGGGCTGGATTAGCTAAAGACAGAATCGTTAAAGGCTAGTTTGGTAGCTAGGCTCCTAGTTTAGGAAGTGGGAGAGCTaggttcaaatccttgctctaCCACAGGTGTCTTGTGAGAGCTCAGGCAGGTCACCTAGTCTCTCTAGGCCTCAATTTACCATCTGTACAAGGAGCATAATGGTCAGTAGCATTTCTGTAGCCCATTGGCCTGACCCCCTTCCCAGAGTCTGGAACAGGCCCTCTTCCTGACTTTATTATTCAAACACAAAACTCACCAAACAAAGCTAGTCCCTTGACCAAAGCAGACAACAAAGGTCTCACCCTCTGTTCCAAGGCCTGCCATAAAAGCCTGTTTGCTTTCTGTAGTTTTCTTTTCAACAAGCCCCTTTCAGCCCTTTATAGGGATCACCTgatcccttcccagctgggtgtGATAATGGAACAGGGCTGGTGCCCCCTGGCCTTTAGAGGAGCAGACCACCATGTTACAACTACCCTAACTCGTAGGGATGTTGTGAGAATAACAACATCAACaactgtgaagtgctcagataacTACAGTAATGGAGAGCTGAGAAGTACAATAACTAGATTGGCCCTGCCACCAACTGCTACATCTTCTTTATGGGTTAAATTTGATCTTCAGACGCGTGTGCAATTCCCACTGACATCTAAGAGTAGAATTGGATTATCTTGCTAACCACTCTTTCTGTTTAATAGCAGCCATTTGGGTTTAGTAACATAAGGACAGCCATCAAAAAACAAGAGATGGAACTTGAGCTGTAAATCAGaccccccatcccctaacccTGGGACGCTCCTCGCTGAGCacaggctttggctcaggcccatcaGAGTTAAAAGCAAAGTTATAGAACCCTGATGCACTCATGCTTTTAACTTCTCCAGCATGTGGGTCGCATGTAAAACAAGACACTGTGGTACAACAATTAAACCAAGTGGGCAGGGGTTGAATGGAGCAACTAAGTGTTtgtgtaaatataaatatatattcctTGTTACAAAGAGAATTTGCAAAAGCTGTACTGATGCAGTGACAAGTCTGCTTGAGTATGTGGACATAGTGCAGGGAGCCAGGAGTTGCTCTCATTCATCTCAATTGGGTGTTAAAACTGAAGTTTAAGTTTCAGTTGAAGTTAAGACTGACAGTTCAAATGTCGGCCTTGTTTACTTTCACGGCTAATCAAAGCATGTAGGGATGATCATATTAGGCAAATCTGCACAGTATACTGTGAGTAGCATTTTATACTGGTGTCACGAGTGGGTGGGGCTCAACTTGTGGGTGGTGCTTGAGAGAGTACAGCTTTCTTTCCAATTTCACTGCCGCAGGGATGAAAGTGATTTCAGCTACTTAACCTAAAGCTTGAGTGCTGTGGGGCTGTTTTGTGTAAAGATAAATTCATGCTCCGATGACTGCAAAAATATTCACAGTCCACCAGCTTCACAGGCATCTGATCCGTAACACGTTAAATAAGTGAAAACTATGTGGGAAACTATGGCCTAACATCTTCCTCAAGCAAATAAAACCCAGTGTCAGAAAACTGAGCAAATATGTGCAGATTATTCCATACACTTGTTTTGCGTGGAGTGGTCTATAAAAGGATGGAAGCACTATCTTGTCATAAGTGGAAACCAGCTTGCATTGCATGCATGAGGTTTGGGACCCCTAGGTTAAAAGCTGGAGCACGCACCACTTTCTTCCCTTGCAGTTTGTGGCTCAGCTTCCAGACGCATCACCTGGTTTcatagagagaaagggaggatgTACTGCAGCAGCCCCCCAGATTCCTTGGGTGCTGTTTGCAATGAGCTCCCAAGCAATGCATCTTTCTCTACTTCCTGCCTTCACatcaaggacactgctcaaccGATTTCCTCCCCATTTGTACTGGGATAAGGCCAGGCTGTGCCTGCGACATCACAGAAGCTATCTGCTGTTCCCTCATAATGGCTGAGTGCAGGCACATGACATGTCTCAGTGCCCACTGAGCCCTGCCAGGACAAGCTCAGAGAGGGAAGAGTGTTGGGGTATGAATGCCTTCCCACCAGTCCAGCATGAAAATCAGAACCGGTAACTAATTCCTCTTGCATCACATGCCTTGTGTGTCTCATTTTTACAGCCCTCCATCAGATTTCCTGACTCCCTACCTGTGCCTTAGCCATTGGACCACACTGGACTCCTAAAATGGACTGAATAATTGGATCACTCTATTGGCTGAACAGCTTAATGTTTATTTCCCTAACTCCCTGGATGTGATGTTTCAATAGACCAATTTTCAAAGATTTTTGGAAAGCGTCAGCAGGCCTTTACAGTGCCTCCCAAAATAGGCTGTGATGTTAACCCAGAAGAGCAGATGAAATCAGCAGGTTTTGCTGGTTCATCTCAGGCAGTGCAGTTAATCTGTGCAGAGCAAAGGAAAACAACTCTTTGTACAGTACCAAGCACACTGGGTTGAGGCTGCTCAAGAAATAACTGATCATGCAGCAAAGCCACCTTCAATTACATTGGTATTTTCCAGGAGCTTCTGGAGTCTGCATAGATATAAAATTTAACAAATTGATCTGGAACTTCTATATCATTTTATCATTGAAGGTTTAAGCATTATTGGAGGTCAAGGAACTGAAAGCGTGTCCTTTGCTGTTGCTATAATTTTACCATTGCCCCTGTGGCCTGAGCAGTGAGTCAACACTTGGAGCTTTGCTGGGTTGTTTCTGTTGAGAGGAGAAATTGATTATATGAGTTAGGTATTTCTTTGTTGCAATCCTGTTAacttacaaagaatgtacataaAGTCCTGTCTCCCAGAACAAAGTAGAAACAAACAACAGGCaatttccttgctcagaaattcCCAGGGCTGCCACTCCAGCAAGTTCTGTGCCCAGAAGCTCTGTCTCTCTGTTTCCTCTCAGGCCTCGTCTTTGCTGGAGAAAACAAGGTATATTCTTAACATGAGTTAGATAACCTGAAGTAAATCCTAGTGAAGATGAGGCAGTTGAAATTGTCACACAAGTGAGCGGGTGCTTTTTAACTTGACACGCTAACTTgcgtgaaaactacaaactgccttgtttTCCCTAGTTTACTTTAGCTAACTCAAGTTAACGCACCTTTTTTTCCTAATGAACACTCAACCTCAGGGTCACACTCACAAAGGGGTCTCTGGCTTTCTGCTGGCTTCCTTTAATACATGTGCATGCTTTTGTGTGCACACCTTACAAAACAATGCCCTAGCCCCTTACACTGGCAATCAAGTAAGCCTTTCAACCCATGTGATTTAGCTCCTCTTAGTCCTCATGCCTTTTATTGTCTCCAGCTATCACTACATaaagggggtttattgttccttccACTGAGCTTGAAAGAAGGATGCTTAGCACACACATTGCTTTAACCTGGTCTGCCATTGTTTTTGGATCACAGACCCACTTGAAGGCAGCCATTAGCATCTTTCAGCATAACAGTATTATgcttattttctcttttggttaGATCACAGTTTAGATCCAAGAGCTCATGTGGTCACCATCGTTCGGATGTAAAGAGGCAGGATTTTTGCTATTCACTTGGAACGTTCTCATTGCAGCAAACAAAACTAGCCACAGCCTTCCTGATCTAGAAACCATCTAGGTTTGATTCTGCACCCAACAAGAACTGACTGTCTCCTTCATGGAGGATGACAATGAACAAGAGCAGAGTTGCTGGGCCTATTTGCCTGACGTCTGCCTGAGCAACATGTTCTGGTGGCTAGATGACAGAGACAGATCTCGGGCTGCTTTAGTCTGTAAAAAATGGAATCAAGCCATGTACTCAGGCTCTCTCTGGAGAACCAGAACAATCACCTTCAGTGGGCGGCCATCCAGGTCAAACACATCCGAGTTTGAATCTGCTCTGTGGTACGTCAAGAGATTTGGCAAGTATTTGGAACATCTAGAAATCAAGTTTCTGAATCCTTACAATGCTGTGTTGACCCGAAAATTTCAAGTGACTATGAGGGGGCTTCTCTCGCGCTTGGGCAAATGTAACAGCCGTCTGGTATCCCTGACTATTCAGCATCTGGAGTTGGACCGACTGGTCTGGAAAAATGGGATCAGGACTCAGTTTATCAAGAACATAAGTACTTTCCTGAAAAGAATGAGCAAGCACCTTGATTATCTCAACCTGAAAGGGGCAAGAGTGATGCTGGAAGAAGGCTGTGAGATTTTGAGCTCTTTGAGCTActtgaaaaacaaaagttttgcctCTGAAATCAACATAGAAGACTTCTTCAGCCACCATCTTTCCATCTACAGCAGCCCCTTGTTCCACCAGACTATGTCCACGTTCCGCAACCTGGTCATCCTGACTCTCAATTACAACTGCATCTCGGATGAATTGCTGGACATCCTGTGCGAGAACAACGCCCATTCTCTCTGGACTATAAACATCAAGTGCCACACCCATGACCCTCATGGGCAGGTGGTTTGGGGAATGTCCTGGGCCAACCTAGCCAAGAGAGCACCCAAACTGAAAGTGAACTTCTTCTTTGAAAGAGTCATGAAGCACAACAGTCTAGCCAGAATACTCTTAGCAGAGATCCCACTCAGAAGCATCAGTCTACGGAGCTGCTATTTCAGTGACCCGGATTGGTCGATGAGGCCAACCCTCACCACTCTCTTACCAGCCTACAAGCACAGTCTGCAGGTATGGTGGGAACAGCAATAGTTTTTCATTTTGTCACTAATCTAACCAGGTGGCCGTGTGGGCGTTGTACCAAATTGTCAGTGTAAAAGTGAAACCCTGACCCATGAGGTCATTAGAGCTCCACAAGGCAGTTTTCACAAGAGATGAGTCCCATACATAACTGCCCTGCTCGTTGGTACCAACATTGACTCTGTTATTTATTTTCAAGAAATTAACGCTAGAGTTCAACAATGACCATGAATTGCTGgatgaggagctgctgcagctcgTGTTACTGTGCGAGAGGCTGTTCTTCCTCAAAGTCTGGGCCTTCCTCAGTGTGGCATTTGTGGAGAGGCTGCTGCAATATCGGGCAGAAGGGAAATGTGTCTTGTGTACCATGAAGGTAAAAAGTTCTTTTCAAACCTCCCGTCCTCCACCCCGTCAAAACGTAGTTTACGAATAGACTAATGCAGCCCTGCCTCTGAATGCGGTTTTAAAGTTACCATTAATATCCAGGGAAAGGGGTTGTGAGGAGGTGTAAGAATCCTACATGTATTCCCAAGGTACACTCGCAGAGACGGGTCTCCCAAGTCCTGACCAGCCCCAGAGAATGCTCAGAAAAGGTCATGATAACCCCGGTGTCACCTCTTCCAGAATCCTACTCCGTGCTGGGGAGCCCCCTATAAAGAAGGTCCTTATtcaagaaaacatttaaacacatCCTtaggtcctattgacttcagtgagacttaaacatgtgcttgtagtccatcctgaatagggatgctctCCTGAATTGTGGGCAGGGACAGCTGCAGCCAGGGGAAACCATCCTGCCAGGGAGCTAGCAGAACCCCAGAGCCCTGTGCCTCCAGCAGAGAGGCAAGAGCTGATCCTGGGGATCAAGGGGTTCTGCGGGCAGAGAATGAGGCACTCTTTTTCCCAGCTATTCTGCTGTTGAAATCCCAAAAGCAAGGAAGCCTAGATTTTCATTCAGTCTGTAATAAGGAATTTCTCACTGACGGCACTGGGAATCTTGTCTGAGCAaaaactgagtaaggacttcaggatttgtccCCATTTATGAGCTGGCTGGCTTATCTAGCAGTCTCAACAGCCACCCGGGCTTCTCCCTATTACTAGCTTAACTGCAGCGGCTGCATTGTGTGTCTGTGATTGCTGTCCATCCACCCAGGTGAGGATTTACACAACCAGGCATGAGACCAGCGAAGAGGACCGACTACTGCGAGACATTTACAAGAAGTTCAGAAACCTGATCGACTCAGAGCTTAATTATTTTGTCATCGCCTACCCAATGGTGTGAGCAGTGTGTGATGAGCCAGGAGTTAAAATAAAAACCAGTCACACGAGGAAATGTCTGATCTGTTCCTCTGAGGAAGTCTGTGCAGAGACTAATGGTATTAGCAATGTCCCTGAAAGGGAAAGCCACTGAAAGGGAAAGCCCACTAGAACTGTAACAAGCAGTGGGCAATTTTAGAGGCCCACATATTAAAATCCTGGCTTTCGCAGATGGCCCGCAGTGTCTCATCTTTGTTATTTTCTCTTGTCTTTGCAATGGCACTGAAGGAAGCAGAGAATATTATTCTGCCAGGACAGTCACATTtaaaataatacctagctcttatataatgttttcatcagtagagctcagtgtgctttacaaaggaactcattatccccattttagagatggggaaactgaggcccagagtagGGCTGTGACTAACCCAAGGTCACCCATCAGgccactgacagagccagaatagaagtgaggtctcctgagtcctaggtcCAGTATCCTAtccattaggaaacactgtttctgCCAGCAGTTATCTTACGTTGGGCTGAAGTACATTCTCCATCCATTTGTCAGTGGATGGGTGTACACAGCACCACAGCTGGCCCTAACTAGCTTCCTGTCTCTCTAACATAACTAGTCACTTTGTGTGGAATATCTGTTCTAGTTTATGTAGTTCAAAAAAATCTGTCAATGAAAAGCAGTGACACTGACAGCACCCAAGATACACTAAGTGGCTGGAATGAAGGATTTTTTCTTCTTGTTCCATAACTTTAATGTCTACTGGAAAGCTTACAATAGATTTTCTGGGACACAGCAGCTGGGGAGGAGACATTTAGgtctttttaaattaattcacACACCTAGGCCAAGTTCTGCTCTGAGTCACCCTAGTGTAAACACAGAGTCGCTAAGTTAATGTTCAGTGGAGTTCCTCCGGCTTTGCCCTGGTGTATCTcccagcagaatctggcccagtgtggggGAATGCTGTCTCTGACATCAGGGCTTCAGAAGTCGTTAATGGAAATGGACTCCCTCATCCGCATGCATAGCACTTCGTCGATGTACAGTGTGTTCTCCTTGACCTGGATCTCCTCCTCCAGCGAAAGCTGTCGACGGCTCAGACctttcagctccacctcagcTTGTGCCAAAGTGTCCTTTAGTCTAGGGGTGAAACAAAGAGAGACATTAGTTTTGACTACATGTACCTCCTTGCTATTGAGCGACATCACTTCCTCCCAACGTGAAACCCACAGGATGGGATGTGGCGGGAGGAAATCTCTGTGAAGATCCCCTTTGGTTTCTCCTCACACTGTTCCACTGGGGGGGCGTGGCCCATCCATGCAGGATAGATGTCCCCATACCCTGCAGGTCCCGTGGCCTCCTTCATGGAGGTCTGGTGCTTCCAGGTGTTTGGTCCTCTCTGTCCCACTTTGCTCTCCAGCAATGCAGCTCTTTCGTAACCACACTATCAGGGACTCCTCCTGGCCATGGTTGTCCAGgagcccttcccctctccctcttaaAAAGGGGTCTCAAATGGCAATATAATATGGCTCCTGGTTCCATTACCTTCTCCTTATAAACTCTGCTGGGTACAGAGTAATGccaccaatccccaaatccccatAACAACCctgccagcccttcccccagATATATCATCAGATCAGCAAAGAGCACTCCACATAGCCTGGGGGACAATGCCCAGAAGTGGCTGAGCCCCACTTCCACATGGGAGGGGATACGTCCATTTCCTCAAGGTTTCTTCCACATATGATCCAAGAGGCGCGACCTCCTTCCCCTTGTAAACAGCACCATTGGATTGGGAACATGCTGGGTGCTGGCAATTTTGCAGAACTGACTCTCCCAATTAAAACGATTTGAAGAAGGTTGCTAAGCCACAACATCCTACAACCCCATTCATGCTCCTCAAGCAGAAGCAGATGGGAAATGGTAGAATGAAAGGACAACAAAACTATGTAAAAAGTATCATTTTTTTCTTGACAATAATGGCGGAGCTGGGGCTCGGATGCTCCGGGCATTCCCATCACATCTTCTTTTTAATCATTTCCAGACCTAATGAGTGGAAAAATCACATTAATATCCATAACTCTGTCAGGGAAAACAACAtgacacaaagggtatgtctacacagctaagCGGTGCGCAGGCTAGCCTACCCAAGCTAGTTTGAATCCCGCTAACACAGGTAATGACTGCAATGACGAGAGCGCAGCACAAGCTTCTGAGCAGGCTAGTGAGACAAATATgtagccagggcctgggctgggctTGTACTATCCATGCTGCGCTGTCTTCACAGCTGTTGTTACCCTTACTAGCTGGGTTTAACTTAACGCATGTAGACAAGGCAATGCATAGTTTTTGccgtgtagacacacccttaaaAAGGGTTCTGGTACCCTACCATCAGATCTAGAAAAATAGGTATACAGAATATTGAAAACGTGGTAACTGTGTGCGAACATACATGTCTGTACATGTGCCTGGATTTATTACTTCTTTGGCCGGTTACATTTGCCCAGTGACCTACACCACTGACTTCTTGCTGTTTAACCATTTCACTTACCTCTGAATATTGGTTGTGATCTCCTGAACCTCA
It encodes:
- the LOC115636718 gene encoding F-box only protein 39-like, producing MEDDNEQEQSCWAYLPDVCLSNMFWWLDDRDRSRAALVCKKWNQAMYSGSLWRTRTITFSGRPSRSNTSEFESALWYVKRFGKYLEHLEIKFLNPYNAVLTRKFQVTMRGLLSRLGKCNSRLVSLTIQHLELDRLVWKNGIRTQFIKNISTFLKRMSKHLDYLNLKGARVMLEEGCEILSSLSYLKNKSFASEINIEDFFSHHLSIYSSPLFHQTMSTFRNLVILTLNYNCISDELLDILCENNAHSLWTINIKCHTHDPHGQVVWGMSWANLAKRAPKLKVNFFFERVMKHNSLARILLAEIPLRSISLRSCYFSDPDWSMRPTLTTLLPAYKHSLQKLTLEFNNDHELLDEELLQLVLLCERLFFLKVWAFLSVAFVERLLQYRAEGKCVLCTMKVRIYTTRHETSEEDRLLRDIYKKFRNLIDSELNYFVIAYPMV